DNA from Rhizobacter sp. J219:
AGCTTCGAGAGGCGCAGCTTGCTCTCTTCGCGCAGCATGCGCACACGCGGGTGGTCGATCCAGCCGCGCACCCGCTCGGCCAGGTCGGGCGGCAGGCGTTCGATGAAGGCGGGGCTGTCGACCGGCTGCGGCGGCAGGCCGCACGAGCGGCAGCCGCCGTTCGCCGACGGGGTGGCCGGCGCTTTGCCGTCGTGCAGCAGGGCGTCGAATTCCATCGCGACGAACTCGCGTGTCTCGCCCAGGTGCTGCAGCAGCTCGCAGGTGTCTTCGGTACAGGTGAAACCCATGCTGCGGGCGATCCAGCCGAGGTCGGCGTCGGACGTGGGCAGCACGTGCGTCTGCTGGTCGTCGAGGAACTGGATGCGGTGCTCGACGCGGCGCAGGAACACATAGGCCTCGGCCAGGCGCTTGGCGCTCTCGGGCTTCATCAGGCCGCCGGCGGCGAGCTTGTCGAGCGCGCGCAGGGTGGAGCGGGTGCGCATCTCGGGGAACTGCCCGCCGCGCACCACCTGCAGCAGCTGCACGATGAACTCGATCTCGCGGATGCCGCCACGCGAGAGCTTCACGTCATTGGCGCGCTCGGGGCGGCCGGCGGCGCGGCGCTGGGCTTCTTCGCGCACCTTGCGGTGCAGTTGCCGCAGGCCGTCGAAGACGCCGTAGTCGAGGTAGCGGCGGTAGACGAAGGGCGTGACGGTCGCGCTCAGTTGCTTGGCGCGGCCGCTCGCGATGCTGGCCGACGGGGCGATCACGCGGCTCTTCAGCCACGCGAAACGCTCCCACTCGCGGCCCTGCACGAGGAAGTATTCCTCCAGCATCGCGAGGCTCACGACCGGCGGCCCGGAGTTGCCGTTGGGTCGCAGCGCCAGGTCGACACGGAAGACGAAGCCGTCGTCGGTGGTGTCGCCGATCAGCGTGTAGAGGCTGCGCGCCACCTGGGCGAAATACTCGTGCGCGGTGATGACCTTGGGGCCGGTGGTCTGGCCGTCTTCCTCGTAGACGTAGATGAGGTCGATGTCGGACGAGACATTCAGCTCGTGCGCCCCCAGCTTGCCCATGCCGACGACCCAGAAGTCGATGCGCTCGCCAAGGGCGTTCAGGGGCGGACCGTGGCGCTCGTCCTGGTCGGCGTAGGCCTGGACGAGCGCGCGGTCGAGCGTGGCTTCGGCCAGCTCGGTCATCGAACGGGTGATGTCCGTCATCGGCGCGGCCTGCTCGATGTCGAGCACGGCCAGGCGTTCGATGACCACGTGGCGCGCCACACGCAGGGCGCTCGGAAGCGCACGGCCTTGGGCGAGCAGGGTGTCGATCAGGGCATCGATGCTCGCGCGCAGCGGCAGGCCCGGCGCGAGCAGCGTCAGTTCGGCTTCGAAACGGCGGCGCACCCGCTGGACGAAGCGGCTGTGGTCTGCGCCGGCGGAGGAAGTCTCGGTGGCCATGGCGCGCGGATTTTGCCGCAGGCGTAACCGCCTTGCGGCAGCGTGGCTACCCTTCGGGCTTAAGCTTTCGCGACGCACATCACAGGAGAGCCGCATGTGGATTGCTGCACTGCAGACGGTGGCGACGCCAAATGTGGAACGCAACCTGGACACTGCCCGTCGCCTGATCGCCGAGGCCGCACGCGATGGCGCCCAGCTGGTGGTCCTGCCCGAGTACTTCTGCTTCATGGGCCACCACGACCGAGACAAGCTGGCATTGGCCGAAGCGCCGGGGGAAGGGCCGATCCAGGCCATGCTCGCCGAAGCCGCCAGGCGCCATGCGGTGTGGGTCGTGGGCGGCACGCTGCCGCTGCGCAGCGGCCAGCCCGATCGTGTCTTCAACGCCAGCTGTGTCTATTCGCCCGAAGGTGTGCTGACTGCCCGATACGACAAGCTGCACCTCTTCCGCTACGACAACGGCCGTGAGAGCTACGACGAAGGCCGTGTGCTGCAAGCCGGCAGCGTGCCCCAGGCCTGCGAGGTGGGCGGGCTGCGCCTGGGCCTGAGCGTCTGCTACGACCTGCGCTTCCCTGAGCTGTACCGTGCATTGATGACGCCGCCCTGCGACCTGATCGCCGTACCCTCGGCCTTCACCCACACCACCGGCCGTGCGCACTGGGAGGTGCTGCTGCGCGCGAGGGCGATCGAAAACCAGTGCTACGTGATCGCGGCCGCACAAGGCGGCCTGCACGAGAACGGCCGCCGCACCTTCGGCCACAGCCTCATCGTCGACCCGTGGGGCGAGGTGCTGGCGGTGGTGGAAGAAGGTGAGGGCATCGCGATGGCCGAGCTGGACCCGAAACGCATCGCCGAAGTGCGGGCACAGCTGCCGGCGTTGACGCACCGGCGCCTTTGATGGGCGGGCCGGCGGTCGGCCGGCGTGCCGATCAGCGCGAGCCGTACATCATCTGGCGCGCCAGTGCGGATTTGACGGGCTTGAGCGCTTGCAGCGCAGCCAAGCCCAGCCCGCGTGCGGCTCCGGCGCCGGGCAACTTCCAGGTGAAGCTGCGCGCGAGGAAATCGGTGGCGGCGATCATCGCCCAGCGGTCGGGGGCGCGTTGCCATTCCAGCTTGCGCAACACGCCGGGCACGTCGTTGGAACGGGCCAGCGCCTGTACCAGCTCGAAAGCGTCGCGCAGGCCGAGGTTCAGGCCTTGGCCGGCGACCGGATGCAACGTCTGCGCGGCGTTGCCGATGCGAACCGTGCGCCCCTGCGTCAGCGTGCGCTCGGCGACCAGGCCGAGTTGAAAGCATTTGAGCGACGAGACCGCGGTCAGCGGACCCACCTCGGGATGGAAGAGGGTGTTAAGCACTGCCAGGCGCTGGGTGTCGTTCAGCTCCAGCACCGGGTCGTCTTCCGCGTCGACACACCAGACGAGCGCGGCGCGCCCGTCTTTCAGCGGCAGCAGCGCCGCCGGGCCGTGGCGGGTGAAACGCTCGTAGGCCACGCCGGGGCGGGCCTGCGCCAACTGCACGGTGCCCACCCAGGCGTGCTGGCGGTAGTCATGGCGCAGCGGGGGTTTCGCAGGCTTGGCCACCGATGTCGCCGCTTCGCTCGTGTAGATGCCGCCCTCGGCCACCACCACGAGGTCGAAGGTGTCGGCGATGCCGGCGTCCACTTCAACACTCGCGGCCAAGGGCTTGAGGGCCCGCACCGTGGCGCCGAAGCATGCCTGCAGGCGTGCCGGCTCGCGTTCGCAGGCCGCGAGCCACGCGGCCTGCAGCGGGGCGACGATCGCACCGTAGCTCAGCACGGCACCCAGCAGTGGCACTCGCTCTTCGGCAGCGCTGATGCGTACCTCGGGCTCGCCGATCACGTCGGCCAACAGTCCTCCGACCGAGGGAGCCTGTTGCGACACATGCACTTCGGAGATGGCCTGGGCACGTTCGGCCTCCCAGGCCCCGAGCCGCTGCAGCAATTGCACGCTGCCCAGCGACAAGGCCAGTGTGCGCGGGTCGGCAGACACGTCTTGCGCGGCTCCTCGGCTGTCGTAGAGGCTCACGCGGGCCTGCGGCAGCGTACGCGCCGCATGCAAGGCGAGGCTCAGGCCGACGGGCCCGGCGCCCACGACAGCAAGCCGCAAGGAAGGGGCGAGTTCAGACATGGGCAGCAGCATACGCGCGTGGGCGGCGTTCGGCCTTAAGACGACAAAACCGGCTTGGTCTGAGAGGTATTTCACGCCTCGTTCCACCTTCGGGAAATTCCACCTTTTCTGCCCACCTGTTCGAGGGGGCGCGCGCAGGTGCCGCGCCCCGTGAACGAGGGGCTGCGTCGCAACACCGTGGGCGCGCTGGCTGGCACATTCGGATACGTATATCCGACATGATCAAAACACCCGGAGGTTCCATGAAGTTCAAGGCGCTGGCTCTGCTGCTGCTGGCAATGGTTGTAGGCACTCCGGCTTCGGCCGCGTGTACCCAGACATTCAACCTTGGCGTGATGGGGCCTCCGGCGCTGCGCATCTTCGGCAACGACTTCGGCTCGACGACGCACTTCGAAGACTGCTACAACTTCACGCTGACCGGCCCGGCCAGCTCGTACGGCGCGACCTTCGAGTTCGACCTGTCCTCGCTGCGCAACATCGACATCAGCTCGCTGAGCCTCACCGGCGGCAACCTGACCAGCGCGATCACCGACACCTCGCCGTCGACCTTCAGCTTCAGCAACCTCGCCGCGGGCGTTTACCAGTTCGTGGTGGCCGGCGACGTCACCGGCCGCAATGGTTTCGACTGGTTCGGCCAGGTCGGCTATGTCGGCGCGATGGTCACCGCAAGCGCCGTGGCGGCCCCGGTGCCCGAGCCCGAGACCTACGCGCTGCTGGCCGCCGGCCTGCTGGCCGTGGGTGCCACGGTGCGCCGCCGCCATCAGCGCTGATCAACGTTTTCTGGGTGTGACACGGCAAAGCGGGCTTCGGCCCGCTTTTGCTTTTGGGGCGCTCGCCGGGTCGCTGTCTGCCCCTATCATCGTTGGCCTCTTCAACGGGAGATCACCATGGGCCTGATGGATTTCATCAAGAAACAGTTCATCGACGTTCTGGAGTGGACGGAATCCGGCGACGGCGTGCTCGCCTGGCGCTACCCCATGGCCGGCAATGAAATTCAGTACGGTGGCTCGCTCACCGTGCGTGAGTCGCAGATGGCGGTCTTCGTGAACGAAGGCAAGGTGGCTGATGTGTTCGGCCCGGGCATGTACAAGCTGACCACGCAGACGCTGCCGGTGCTCACCTACCTGAAGAACTGGGACAAGCTGTTCCAGAGCCCGTTCAAGAGCGACGTCTACTTCTTCAGCACCCGGCAGCAGATCGACCAGCGTTGGGGCACCACGCAGCCGGTGACGATCCGCGACAAGGACTTCGGCGCGGTGCGCCTGCGTGCCTTCGGCAACTACAGCTACCGCATCGTCGACCCGAAGCTCTTCCACACCGAGATCTCCGGCACGCGCGACACCTACACCGTCAGCGACCTCGACGGCCAGCTGCGTGGGCTGATGCTCCAGCACATCTCGGACGCCGTGGCGTCGAGCGGCGTGGCCTTCCTCGACCTCGCCGCCAACCAGGTCGAGTTCGCCAAAGCGCTGCAGGAAGCCACCGCACCTTCATTTGCCGCGCTGGGCTTGAAGCTCGAGGGCGTGACGATGCAGAGCGTCTCGCTGCCCGAGGAGCTGCAGAAGATCCTCGACCAGAAGATCGGCATGGGCATGGTCGGCAACGACATGGGCAAGTTCATGCAGTACCAGACGGCGCAGTCGATCCCGAAGTTCGCCGAAGGCGCGGGCTCGGGCGGCGGTGGCATCGCCGGCGACGCGATGGGTCTCGGCGCCGGGGTGGCGCTCGGCCAGGTGCTCGCGGGCCAATTGGCCAGTGGGCTGCAAGGTGCGCAGGCGGCGCCCGCCGCCGCAGCGGCAGCCGCCGCGGCGATCCGCCCCGACGAGGTGATGGCCACGATCGAGAAGCTGGCCGACCTCAAGTCCAAGGGCATCCTCACGCAGGAGGAGTTCGACGCCAAGAAAGCGGAACTGCTGAAGAAGCTGGTCTGACCGGCCCGCGCACGCTCCGCTCTTGGCCACCGAACCCAGCCCACAGCGCGCCTACCGCGCTGCGTGCCCGAATTGCGGCGCGCCGGTCGATTTCCGCTCGGCCGCGTCGGCGTTCGCCGTCTGCAGTTTCTGTCGCAGCACCATCGTCCGTGAGGGCGAGGCGCTGCGCAAGATCGGCGAAAGCGCCGAACTCTTCGATGACCACTCGCCGCTGCAGTTGGGCGCCGGGGGCAAGTACCAGGGCAGCGGCTTCACCCTCGTGGGCCGTCTGCAGT
Protein-coding regions in this window:
- the glnE gene encoding bifunctional [glutamate--ammonia ligase]-adenylyl-L-tyrosine phosphorylase/[glutamate--ammonia-ligase] adenylyltransferase — its product is MATETSSAGADHSRFVQRVRRRFEAELTLLAPGLPLRASIDALIDTLLAQGRALPSALRVARHVVIERLAVLDIEQAAPMTDITRSMTELAEATLDRALVQAYADQDERHGPPLNALGERIDFWVVGMGKLGAHELNVSSDIDLIYVYEEDGQTTGPKVITAHEYFAQVARSLYTLIGDTTDDGFVFRVDLALRPNGNSGPPVVSLAMLEEYFLVQGREWERFAWLKSRVIAPSASIASGRAKQLSATVTPFVYRRYLDYGVFDGLRQLHRKVREEAQRRAAGRPERANDVKLSRGGIREIEFIVQLLQVVRGGQFPEMRTRSTLRALDKLAAGGLMKPESAKRLAEAYVFLRRVEHRIQFLDDQQTHVLPTSDADLGWIARSMGFTCTEDTCELLQHLGETREFVAMEFDALLHDGKAPATPSANGGCRSCGLPPQPVDSPAFIERLPPDLAERVRGWIDHPRVRMLREESKLRLSKLVMRAAQAVADGGCSQEAAGRFIDWLEPLLRRESYLALLVERPEVQNRLLRLLGLARWPAQFLMRHPGVIDELADERLLHGRFERDSYIADLEARHNAWGRFNQADEESLLDTLRRAHHAEVFRTLVRDVEGHITVEQVADDLSALADATVECCINWAWQHLKQRHRDTPQFGVIAYGKLGGKELGYGSDLDLVFVFDDTAETDTDRAVEAYGAFVRKLINWLTTRTAAGELFDIDTALRPNGNSGLLVTSLSSYKNYQEGRGSNTAWTWEHQAITRARYCAGAPDLAPRFEAVRRAVICAERDPLALRDEIQSMREKLRAARPVKEGFFDVKHSPGGMVDAEFAVQYLVLAHGKQHPGLLDNVGNIALLQRAEACGLLPAGVGTAAADAYRELRRAQHRARLDERPTQVDPASAAAERDAVLALWRTVFA
- a CDS encoding carbon-nitrogen hydrolase family protein, encoding MWIAALQTVATPNVERNLDTARRLIAEAARDGAQLVVLPEYFCFMGHHDRDKLALAEAPGEGPIQAMLAEAARRHAVWVVGGTLPLRSGQPDRVFNASCVYSPEGVLTARYDKLHLFRYDNGRESYDEGRVLQAGSVPQACEVGGLRLGLSVCYDLRFPELYRALMTPPCDLIAVPSAFTHTTGRAHWEVLLRARAIENQCYVIAAAQGGLHENGRRTFGHSLIVDPWGEVLAVVEEGEGIAMAELDPKRIAEVRAQLPALTHRRL
- a CDS encoding FAD-dependent monooxygenase, whose translation is MSELAPSLRLAVVGAGPVGLSLALHAARTLPQARVSLYDSRGAAQDVSADPRTLALSLGSVQLLQRLGAWEAERAQAISEVHVSQQAPSVGGLLADVIGEPEVRISAAEERVPLLGAVLSYGAIVAPLQAAWLAACEREPARLQACFGATVRALKPLAASVEVDAGIADTFDLVVVAEGGIYTSEAATSVAKPAKPPLRHDYRQHAWVGTVQLAQARPGVAYERFTRHGPAALLPLKDGRAALVWCVDAEDDPVLELNDTQRLAVLNTLFHPEVGPLTAVSSLKCFQLGLVAERTLTQGRTVRIGNAAQTLHPVAGQGLNLGLRDAFELVQALARSNDVPGVLRKLEWQRAPDRWAMIAATDFLARSFTWKLPGAGAARGLGLAALQALKPVKSALARQMMYGSR
- a CDS encoding FxDxF family PEP-CTERM protein, encoding MKFKALALLLLAMVVGTPASAACTQTFNLGVMGPPALRIFGNDFGSTTHFEDCYNFTLTGPASSYGATFEFDLSSLRNIDISSLSLTGGNLTSAITDTSPSTFSFSNLAAGVYQFVVAGDVTGRNGFDWFGQVGYVGAMVTASAVAAPVPEPETYALLAAGLLAVGATVRRRHQR
- a CDS encoding SPFH domain-containing protein, which translates into the protein MGLMDFIKKQFIDVLEWTESGDGVLAWRYPMAGNEIQYGGSLTVRESQMAVFVNEGKVADVFGPGMYKLTTQTLPVLTYLKNWDKLFQSPFKSDVYFFSTRQQIDQRWGTTQPVTIRDKDFGAVRLRAFGNYSYRIVDPKLFHTEISGTRDTYTVSDLDGQLRGLMLQHISDAVASSGVAFLDLAANQVEFAKALQEATAPSFAALGLKLEGVTMQSVSLPEELQKILDQKIGMGMVGNDMGKFMQYQTAQSIPKFAEGAGSGGGGIAGDAMGLGAGVALGQVLAGQLASGLQGAQAAPAAAAAAAAAIRPDEVMATIEKLADLKSKGILTQEEFDAKKAELLKKLV